GGCGCCCCGGCGAGCATACGTCCCCGCCGGGGCGTACATACTCGGCTAGTACCGCAACATAGCCCGGTGGCTTGAACGACGGGCACCGAAGAAGGCCTTGGAGAACTCTTCGACGACGGTCGGCTCGTACCCCTTGCAACTGAAAATATCGAGATAGGCGCTATTGGTATCGTTGGCGAAATGCCCGCTGATCAGGGAGGTCTCGATCAACTGCACCATGCTGTAGCCCGCCACGCGCCCTTCGCCGAAATTCACGATCTGGCAGGTGCCATATCGCTTCATTTCGATCAATTCACAGAGCTGTACCACGTAGGCTTCGATCTGTTTGGCGTCGCGAATGCGCTCGGGAATGCAATCGTGGAGGTCTACGGAGGTGCAAATGCCCCAGGCCTTGCCGGGTCCGACGGAGTCCGGATGGACCGCGGAGTCAGCAATCCTGGCTGAAGATGATGAGATGTCGTCGGAGGTGGCACCTTCGGCGTTGTGCATATGCGATACGACCTTTCTGTTGGGGGTGGTGGGAGTGGTGAAGCATGTATTTGCACTATACTCAACGTTTGAAACACTGTAAATATTTATCTCCGAAATTTCTCGCGCCGCGCGCGCATTGACAAACTTGCGACCCCTTAGCGAGAATGCCGCCCATGAGTGATACATCCACAACCAAGTCCACTGCCTCAGCACCGACCGCTGAATTGCCCGACCGCCTGTGCACCTGGTGCAAGGTGGCCATGACCAAACGCCTGGTCGCCGGCGGCCAATTCG
Above is a window of Nitrospira sp. DNA encoding:
- a CDS encoding S-adenosylmethionine decarboxylase, whose amino-acid sequence is MHNAEGATSDDISSSSARIADSAVHPDSVGPGKAWGICTSVDLHDCIPERIRDAKQIEAYVVQLCELIEMKRYGTCQIVNFGEGRVAGYSMVQLIETSLISGHFANDTNSAYLDIFSCKGYEPTVVEEFSKAFFGARRSSHRAMLRY